Proteins co-encoded in one Streptococcus parauberis NCFD 2020 genomic window:
- the malQ gene encoding 4-alpha-glucanotransferase: MSKRASGILMHISSLPGKFGIGTFGKSAFNFVDFLRDTKQSYWQILPLSMTSFGDSPYQSFSAVAGNTHFIDFDNLTKAGYLSEDDYKDVNFGDNPESVDYAIIFNTRRPILETAVRNFMASKDGQKQLSTFEKSAQWVRDFAEFMAIKEYFGNKALQEWDDKSIIKREESALEFYRDKLEEAITYHKVCQFFFYQQWLELKLYANANGIEIIGDMPIYVSADSVEVWTMPELFKVDADKKPIYIAGVPADGFSEDGQLWGNPIYNWLEHEKTNFSWWVYRIKESIKLYDKVRIDHFKGFSDFWEIPGGDTTARNGHWESAPGLALFETVRDELGDLPIIAENLGYIDERAEKLLKATGFPGMKILQFGLFDHISQSFDLPHNYDTNCIVYTGTHDNEVVNGWYENMTVKQARFAEAYISRAADETITEAMLRTIFASVGDTAILCMQDLLDKEADSRMNIPNTLGGNWQWRMLEEDLTEAHKEYLIHLTDLYGRANANKEK; this comes from the coding sequence ATGAGCAAGCGAGCAAGTGGCATTTTAATGCATATCAGTTCATTACCAGGGAAATTTGGTATTGGAACATTTGGGAAATCAGCTTTCAACTTTGTTGATTTCTTAAGAGATACAAAACAATCATATTGGCAAATTCTACCATTATCAATGACAAGTTTTGGTGATTCACCTTATCAATCATTTTCTGCAGTAGCAGGAAACACACACTTTATTGATTTTGATAATTTAACAAAAGCTGGTTACCTTAGTGAAGATGACTACAAGGACGTAAATTTTGGTGATAACCCAGAATCAGTTGATTATGCTATAATCTTTAACACACGTCGTCCAATCCTCGAAACTGCTGTGAGAAACTTTATGGCTAGTAAGGATGGTCAAAAACAACTGTCAACATTCGAGAAATCAGCACAATGGGTTAGGGATTTTGCTGAATTTATGGCTATTAAAGAGTACTTTGGTAATAAAGCGTTACAAGAATGGGATGATAAATCAATCATCAAACGTGAGGAAAGTGCTCTTGAATTCTACCGTGATAAATTAGAAGAAGCGATTACTTATCATAAAGTTTGTCAATTTTTCTTTTATCAACAGTGGTTAGAATTGAAATTATATGCTAATGCCAACGGTATTGAAATTATTGGTGACATGCCGATTTATGTTTCAGCTGATAGTGTGGAAGTTTGGACTATGCCTGAACTATTTAAAGTTGATGCTGATAAAAAACCAATTTATATTGCTGGCGTACCTGCTGATGGTTTTAGCGAAGATGGTCAACTTTGGGGTAATCCTATCTATAATTGGTTAGAACATGAAAAAACTAATTTTTCATGGTGGGTTTATCGTATTAAAGAAAGCATTAAACTCTATGACAAAGTTCGTATCGACCACTTTAAAGGCTTTTCTGATTTCTGGGAAATTCCTGGAGGTGACACTACAGCAAGAAATGGCCACTGGGAATCTGCTCCTGGTCTAGCTTTATTTGAAACTGTTCGTGATGAACTAGGAGATCTACCAATCATTGCCGAAAACCTAGGTTATATCGACGAAAGAGCGGAAAAACTCTTGAAAGCTACTGGCTTTCCAGGTATGAAAATTCTTCAATTTGGTTTATTTGATCATATCAGCCAAAGCTTTGATTTACCTCATAATTATGATACTAATTGTATTGTCTATACAGGTACTCATGATAATGAAGTAGTTAATGGTTGGTATGAAAATATGACTGTGAAACAAGCACGTTTCGCAGAAGCTTATATTAGTCGTGCAGCAGATGAAACTATTACAGAAGCAATGTTAAGAACTATTTTTGCATCTGTTGGAGATACAGCAATCTTATGTATGCAAGATTTGCTTGACAAAGAAGCTGACAGCCGAATGAACATTCCAAATACACTTGGAGGAAACTGGCAATGGCGGATGTTAGAAGAAGATTTAACTGAAGCTCATAAAGAATATCTTATCCATTTAACTGACCTTTATGGAAGAGCAAATGCTAATAAAGAAAAATAA
- a CDS encoding LacI family DNA-binding transcriptional regulator, translating into MVTIKDVAFKAGVNPSTVSRVLKDNHSISQKTKDKVRKAMNDLGYVPNVAAQMLASGLTQNIGLVFPPITFKDRLSEPFFMQILSTITNEAKANHFTVSIATGMTVTDLEEQVKLMHLQKRVDGFIILYSEQEDPVRRYLMSNNIPFVIVGAPEGFENKITYIDNDNQLMAKSAVNYLYEKGHKKILFITDDLLSEVASERYMGYLKGCMKLGLDNKTMLLFDRKNPVLVENLMETIKEFQATALIVIGEILSVRVTQLLSYYDLKVPDDISIITFNNSTYATLVHPYLTTFDINVENLGIVSFKQLMEIISSKQSTLSQKIFVPFTLKERESVRNISK; encoded by the coding sequence TTTCTCAAAAAACAAAGGATAAAGTTAGAAAGGCAATGAATGATTTAGGATATGTGCCAAATGTAGCTGCGCAAATGCTTGCCAGTGGATTGACTCAAAATATTGGTTTAGTATTTCCACCAATTACCTTTAAAGATCGGCTCAGTGAACCATTTTTTATGCAAATTCTATCGACAATTACAAATGAAGCGAAGGCTAATCACTTTACTGTCTCTATTGCAACAGGTATGACTGTTACTGATTTGGAGGAGCAGGTTAAATTGATGCATCTTCAAAAAAGAGTAGATGGCTTTATTATCCTTTATTCAGAACAAGAAGACCCAGTTAGACGATATTTAATGTCAAATAACATACCATTTGTTATTGTAGGAGCACCAGAAGGTTTTGAAAATAAGATTACATATATTGATAATGATAATCAATTAATGGCCAAGTCAGCAGTTAATTATCTTTATGAAAAAGGACATAAAAAGATTCTATTTATAACTGATGATTTACTTTCGGAAGTAGCTTCAGAACGGTATATGGGGTATCTAAAAGGTTGTATGAAATTAGGTTTGGATAATAAGACGATGTTATTATTTGATCGTAAAAATCCAGTGCTTGTTGAGAATTTGATGGAAACAATAAAAGAATTTCAGGCAACAGCACTAATTGTGATAGGAGAAATCCTTTCTGTCCGTGTAACTCAGCTCTTATCATACTATGATTTAAAAGTACCAGATGATATTTCAATTATCACATTCAATAATTCAACTTATGCAACGTTAGTCCATCCTTATCTAACTACTTTTGATATCAATGTAGAAAATTTAGGTATTGTAAGTTTTAAACAATTAATGGAAATAATCAGTTCCAAACAATCAACCCTCAGTCAAAAAATATTTGTACCATTTACACTGAAAGAAAGAGAAAGTGTACGAAATATTTCAAAATAA